A region from the Drosophila ananassae strain 14024-0371.13 chromosome 2L, ASM1763931v2, whole genome shotgun sequence genome encodes:
- the LOC6505787 gene encoding trithorax group protein osa isoform X9: protein MSEKELIGQNSNDSSSGGAHSGMGSGPPGTPNPQQVMRPTPSPTGSSGSRSMSPAVAQNHPISRPASNQSSGGGPMQQPPVGAGGPPPMPPHPGMPGVPPQQQQSQQQQASNSASSASNSPQQTPPPGPPPNQSVNNMATPPPPPQGATGGGYPMPPHMHGGYKMGGPGQSPGGQGYPPQQPQQYPPGNYPPRAQYPPGAYATGPPPPPTSQAGAGGANSMPSGTQAGGYQGRPMPNHSGQYPPYQWVPPSPQQPVPGGAPGNAQMGNHVQGKGTPPPPVVGGPPPPQGSGSPRPLNYLKQHLQHKGGYGGSPTPPQGPQGYGNGPTGMHPGMPMGPPHHMGPPHGPTSMGPPTSTPPQSQMLQGQGQGQGQTTGGGPEGSGPEHISQDNGISSSGPTGAAGMHAVTAVVTTGPDGTPMDEVSQQSTLSNASAASGEDPQCTTPKSRKNDPYSHLPPPSTSPHPVVMHPGSGGPVEEYDISSPPSWPRPAGSPQVFNHVPVQQEPFRSTITTTKKSDSLCKLYEMDDNPDRRGWLDKLRAFMEERRTPITACPTISKQPLDLYRLYIYVKERGGFVEVCKVTKSKTWKDIAGLLGIGASSSAAYTLRKHYTKNLLTFECHFDRGDIDPGPIIQQVEAGSKKKTAKAASVPSPGGGHLDAGTTNSTGSSNSQDSFPAPPGSAPNAAIDGYPGYPGGSPYPGASGPQPDYAAAGQMQRPPSQSNPQTPHPGAASAVAAGDNISVSNPFEDSGPGGGPAAAPGAVAGAVSAVGGGQPPPPPHSPHAPPQQQQQQHPHHPQHPGLGPPPPQQQQPGQQPGQQPPPVVGGGPAPPAPQQHGPGQVPPSPQPQQQHVRPAAGAPYPPGGSGYPSPVARTPGSPYPSQPGAYGQYGSSDQYNATGPPGQPFGQGPGQYPPQNRNMYPPYGPEGEAPPTGANQYGPYGSRPYSQPPPGGPQPPAQAVAGGPPASGTPGAPPSSAYPTNRPGQQEYYQPPPDQSPQPRRHPDFIKDSQPYPGYNARPQIYGGWPGGNQQFRPQYPASPAPQTWGSAPPRGAAPPPGAPHGPPIQQPAGVAQWDQHRYPPQQAPPPPAQQSQQQQQQQPQQPPYQQAGGPPGQQQSQAPPQWAQLNPGQAAQPGIAPPGSPLRPPSGPPGQQQRMSGMPPQQQSQQQPAPGQQPPPQQATPGIPQVGPGGMVKPPYAMPPPPSQQVGQPGVGQVGVPPGGMMAQKQAPMPGQPGMQPQPLQQQQQPPHQHPHPHQHPHQHPQHPHPHQMPPNQQVPGGGIMMPGGGGAQLVKKELIFPLDSVESTTPVLYRRKRLTKADVCPVDPWRIFMAMRSGLLTECTWALDVLNVLLFDDTTVQFFGISNLPGLLTLLLEHFQKNLAEMFDERDGEEHASEEAEAADDDADSGTVMCDNRQSRCVRSISSYNRKRHYENMDRGAKGVGNASDSEDADEGIDLGQVRVQPNPEERSLLLSFTPNYTMVTRKGVPVRIQPADHDIFVDERQKAWDIDTNRLYEQLEPVGSDAWTFGFTEPDPLDGIIDVFKSEIVNIPFARYVRSDKKTKAPKKPEIKKEENSAEEEQNTYNKKRRLVSGGSSNDGGKKSKLSSEEFVQPNAEVKKEPADSDCRTIDMEIDESPQRLTNGVAPSTPQDGFDPRTTVRDAAHVLQRRRDSSYEDECYTRDEASLHLVNESQDSLARRCIALSNIFRNLTFVPGNETVLAKSTRFLAVLGRLLLLNHEHLRRTPKTRNYDREEDTDFSDSCSSLQGEREWWWDYLITIRENMLVAMANIAGHLELSRYDELIARPLIDGLLHWAVCPSAHGQDPFPSCGPNSALSPQRLALEALCKLCVTDANVDLVIATPPFSRLEKLCAVLTRHLCRNEDQVLREFSVNLLHYLAAADSAMARTVALQSPCISYLVAFIEQAEQTALGVANQHGINYLRENPDSMGTSLDMLRRAAGTLLHLAKHPDNRSLFMQQEQRLLGLVMSHILDQQVALIISRVLYQVSRGAGPMHSVEFRLLQQRQQQLQRPGGAEKPASTAASGSGAAGTAVKVEPAVTSEPIESKPPAVVNDENSNSSQQLPPAATFNDVSNSSTNSNSCGTVSSNQTNNSSSNSTHSSSAVSSQSANTTCPPATGGTSVTAAAAAAAAIVNDQQQVSKVAAALSSATAAAAVAAAAASASSAQPATPAVAQPAAPPPTNTGTTTAVA from the exons ATGTCAGAAAAG GAGCTAATTGGACAGAACAGCAACGACAGCTCCAGCGGCGGGGCGCACAGTGGCATGGGCTCCGGTCCCCCCGGCACCCCCAACCCCCAGCAAGTGATGCGACCAACGCCCTCGCCCACCGGATCCTCCGGCTCACGTTCCATGTCCCCAGCAGTTG CCCAAAATCATCCGATCTCTCGTCCGGCGAGCAACCAGTCGAGTGGCGGCGGTCCCATGCAGCAGCCGCCAGTAGGTGCGGGTGGTCCGCCACCGATGCCACCGCACCCCGGAATGCCAGGAGTCCCAcctcagcagcagcaatcTCAGCAGCAACAGGCATCGAACTCGGCCTCGTCGGCGAGCAATTCCCCGCAGCAGACGCCGCCGCCGGGTCCACCGCCGAATCAGAGTGTCAACAACATGGCCACGCCCCCTCCTCCGCCGCAGGGAGCCACGGGAGGAGGCTACCCAATGCCGCCACATATGCACGGCGGCTACAAAATGGGAGGCCCTGGGCAGAGTCCCGGTGGTCAAGGCTATCCGCCGCAGCAGCCACAGCAATATCCACCAG gcAACTATCCGCCACGAGCTCAGTATCCGCCTGGCGCCTATGCCACCGGACCTCCGCCGCCGCCCACGAGCCAGGCAGGAGCTGGTGGGGCCAACAGCATGCCGTCGGGTACCCAGGCCGGAGGTTACCAAGGTCGACCCATGCCCAACCACAGTGGGCAGTATCCGCCGTACCAATGGGTTCCGCCCTCACCCCAGCAACCTGTGCCCGGCGGAGCTCCCGGAAATGCACAAATGGGTAACCATGTGCAGGGAAAAGGAACTCCACCGCCACCAGTTGTGGGCGGACCTCCTCCACCGCAAGGAAGCGGCTCGCCACGGCCACTGAACTATTTGAAGCAGCATTTACAGCACAAAGGCGGCTACGGAGGTAGTCCAACGCCGCCACAGGGACCTCAAGGATACGGAAACGGTCCGACGGGAATGCATCCCGGCATGCCGATGGGACCACCTCATCACATGGGCCCTCCACACGGGCCAACTAGTATGGGCCCACCTACCAGCACGCCGCCTCAGTCGCAGATGCTACAGGGTCAGGGGCAGGGACAAGGGCAGACCACCGGCGGTGGTCCGGAAGGCAGCGGCCCGGAGCATATATCCCAGGATAACGGTATCAGTTCGTCTGGTCCAACGGGTGCCGCTGGAATGCATGCGGTCACAGCGGTGGTTACCACCGGACCAGATGGCACCCCAATGGACGAAGTCAGCCAACAGAGCACGCTTTCGAATGCATCAGCGG CATCCGGCGAAGATCCTCAATGCACCACACCAAAGTCGCGCAAGAACGATCCCTATAGTCACTTACCTCCGCCAAGCACATCGCCCCATCCGGTTGTGATGCATCCGGGAAGCGGTGGGCCCGTCGAGGAGTACGACATAAGCTCGCCGCCGAGTTGGCCGCGCCCAGCTGGCAGCCCG CAGGTTTTCAACCATGTTCCGGTGCAACAGGAGCCGTTCCGTAGCACTATCACCACGACCAAGAAGTCGGACTCGCTGTGCAAGCTCTACGAGATGGACGACAATCCGGACCGGCGCGGCTGGCTGGACAAGCTGCGGGCGTTCATGGAGGAGCGGCGGACTCCGATTACCGCCTGCCCCACCATCTCAAAACAGCCACTCGATTTATATAggttatatatttatgtaaaaGAACGTGGCGGATTCGTCGAGGTATGCAAG GTGACTAAGAGCAAGACATGGAAGGATATTGCCGGGCTCCTGGGCATTGGAGCGAGCAGCAGTGCGGCGTATACCCTGCGCAAGCACTACACCAAGAACCTACTGACCTTCGAGTGTCACTTCGACCGCGGCGACATTGATCCGGGCCCTATTATTCAGCAGGTGGAGGCGGGCAGCAAGAAGAAAACAGCCAAAGCAGCGTCGGTTCCCTCGCCA GGTGGTGGCCATTTGGATGCGGGAACCACGAATTCCACAGGCTCGTCGAACTCGCAGGACTCGTTCCCAGCCCCGCCAGGCTCAGCTCCCAATGCGGCAATCGATGGGTACCCCGGCTATCCAGGTGGCAGTCCTTACCCGGGTGCCAGCGGTCCTCAGCCGGATTATGCGGCCGCGGGCCAGATGCAGCGGCCGCCCTCTCAAAGTAACCCGCAAACACCTCATCCTG GCGCCGCCTCCGCTGTTGCCGCAGGCGATAACATAAGCGTTAGCAATCCTTTCGAGGATTCCGGCCCAGGTGGCggtcctgctgctgctcccggTGCTGTAGCTGGGGCTGTTTCTGCTGTCGGCGGGGgccaaccaccaccaccgccccATTCACCGCACGCACCgccacagcagcaacaacaacagcaccCACACCATCCCCAGCACCCGGGTCTGGGACCACCTCCgccacagcagcaacagccggGGCAACAGCCAGGGCAGCAACCACCACCGGTGGTGGGCGGTGGGccagcaccaccagcaccacagCAGCATGGGCCTGGTCAGGTGCCGCCGTCgccgcagccgcagcagcagcatgtGCGCCCAGCCGCCGGAGCACCTTATCCGCCTGGTGGCTCCGGCTACCCATCGCCCGTGGCTAGAACGCCAG GCTCGCCGTATCCGTCGCAGCCCGGAGCTTACGGCCAGTACGGTTCTAGCGATCAGTACAACGCCACTGGACCGCCTGGTCAGCCGTTTGGACAGGGCCCCGGACAATATCCGCCGCAGAACCGGAACATGTACCCTCCATACGGACCGGAGGGGGAAGC CCCTCCCACTGGTGCCAATCAGTACGGACCCTATGGCAGCCGGCCATACAGTCAGCCGCCTCCAGGAGGCCCGCAGCCCCCGGCACAAGCTGTTGCGGGTGGGCCGCCAGCCAGCGGAACACCTGGAGCGCCTCCAAGCAGCGCGTACCCCACTAACAGGCCTGGGCAGCAGGAATATTACCAACCACCACCAGATCAA AGCCCACAGCCTCGACGGCACCCGGATTTCATTAAAGACTCGCAGCCCTATCCAGGCTACAATGCCAGACCTCAGATATATG GTGGTTGGCCAGGCGGTAATCAGCAGTTTAGGCCGCAGTATCCAGCTTCACCAGCCCCGCAGACCTGGGGAAGTGCTCCGCCGCGGGGAGCTGCGCCACCGCCGGGCGCCCCTCACGGTCCGCCGATCCAACAACCCGCGGGTGTGGCTCAGTGGGACCAGCACCGATATCCACCACAGCAAGCACCGCCACCGCCGGCGCAACAGtctcagcagcagcaacagcaacagccgcAGCAGCCGCCGTATCAGCAGGCTGGTGGTCCTCCAGGACAGCAGCAGTCACAGGCACCACCACAATGGGCGCAACTTAACCCTGGCCAGGCGGCACAGCCCGGCATCGCCCCACCAGGTTCACCTCTGCGACCACCCTCGGGCCCTCCCGGTCAGCAGCAGCGAATGTCCGGAATGCCACCACAGCAGCAATCACAGCAGCAGCCTGCCCCAGGACAGCAACCTCCGCCTCAACAGGCGACTCCGGGAATCCCGCAGGTAGGACCCGGTGGAATGGTTAAGCCGCCATATGCGATGCCTCCCCCGCCCTCTCAGCAAGTAGGCCAGCCGGGAGTGGGCCAGGTGGGAGTGCCACCCGGCGGAATGATGGCCCAAAAGCAAGCACCGATGCCGGGTCAACCTGGAATGCAGCCGCAGCctctgcaacagcagcaacaaccaccGCACCAGCACCCACACCCTCACCAACACCCACACCAGCATCCGCAGCACCCGCATCCGCATCAAATGCCACCAAACCAACAGGTGCCCGGCGGAGGGATTATGATGCCCGGCGGCGGAGGAGCCCAGCTGGTCAAGAAGGAGTTGATTTTCCCCCTCGATAGTGTGGAGTCCACAACACCAGTTCTATACCGTAGAAAGCGTCTGACCAAGGCCGACGTGTGTCCAGTGGACCCGTGGCGCATCTTCATGGCGATGCGCTCTGGCCTGCTCACTGAGTGCACCTGGGCCCTTGATGTACTCAATGTGTTGCTATTCGATGACACAACTGTGCAGTTTTTCGGGATCTCGAACCTTCCCGGCCTACTTACACTTCTGTTGGAGCACTTCCAAAAAAATCTTGCCGAGATGTTTGATGAGCGAGATGGCGAGGAGCATGCGAGtgaggaggcggaggcggctGATGACGATGCCGACAGTGGGACTGTGATGTGTGACAACCGACAGTCACGATGTGTTCGGAGTATCAGCAGCTACAACCGCAAGCGGCACTATGAAAACATGGATcgtggagcaaaaggggtcgGAAACGCCAGCGACTCTGAGGACGCCGACGAGGGCATCGATCTTGGCCAGGTCCGAGTACAACCTAATCCGGAGGAACGCTCACTGCTACTCTCGTTCACTCCAAATTACACGATGGTAACGCGGAAAGGTGTTCCCGTGCGAATCCAGCCCGCCGATCATGATATCTTTGTAGACGAGCGCCAGAAAGCGTGGGACATCGACACGAATCGGCTTTATGAGCAGCTGGAGCCAGTTGGAAGCGACGCTTGGACCTTCGGGTTTACAGAACCAGATCCTCTGGACGGCATCATTGACGTCTTCAAATCGGAGATAGTAAACATTCCATTTGCACGCTACGTTCGCTCTGATAAGAAGACGAAAGCGCCCAAGAAACCGGAGATCAAAAAGGAGGAAAACAGCGCGGAAGAGGAACAGAACACGTACAATAAGAAGCGACGTTTGGTTAGCGGCGGTAGTAGCAATGATGGTGGAAAGAAGTCCAAGCTGTCCAGCGAAGAGTTTGTTCAGCCGAACGCTGAAGTGAAGAAGGAGCCGGCCGACAGCGACTGCCGGACCATCGACATGGAGATCGACGAGTCACCGCAACGTTTGACGAACGGCGTGGCTCCATCCACACCACAGGACGGATTTGATCCTCGAACAACAGTAAGGGACGCTGCCCATGTTTTGCAGAGGAGACGGGATTCCAGTTACGAAGATGAATGCTACACGCGGGATGAGGCTTCACTGCATTTGGTAAACGAGAGCCAAGACTCGTTGGCGCGTCGCTGCATTGCATTGTCAAATATCTTCCGCAACCTGACGTTCGTGCCTGGCAACGAAACGGTGCTCGCCAAGTCGACCAGGTTCCTGGCTGTCCTAGGTCGTTTGCTGTTGCTGAACCATGAACATCTGCGGCGAACTCCCAAAACGAGAAACTACGACCGGGAGGAAGACACCGACTTCAGCGATTCATGCAGTTCGCTGCAAGGGGAGCGCGAGTGGTGGTGGGACTATCTGATCACCATTCGTGAAAACATGTTAGTGGCCATGGCTAACATAGCTGGGCACTTGGAGCTGTCACGCTACGATGAACTCATTGCACGTCCGCTTATCGATGGACTACTGCATTGGGCGGTGTGTCCCAGTGCCCACGGCCAGGATCCTTTCCCGTCATGTGGCCCCAACTCTGCGCTGTCGCCGCAACGTCTGGCGCTAGAGGCTCTCTGTAAACTGTGCGTCACGGATGCTAATGTGGATCTTGTTATAGCCACGCCTCCGTTTTCCCGATTGGAGAAGCTATGCGCCGTGCTAACCCGTCACCTGTGCCGCAATGAGGATCAGGTGCTGCGAGAGTTCTCGGTAAATTTGCTTCATTACCTGGCAGCAGCCGACAGTGCTATGGCCCGCACGGTGGCGCTACAGTCCCCCTGCATCTCCTACTTGGTGGCGTTCATCGAGCAAGCGGAACAGACAGCGCTGGGAGTGGCCAATCAGCACGGAATAAACTACCTGCGCGAGAACCCGGATTCGATGGGCACCAGCTTGGACATGTTACGCAGGGCGGCTGGCACTCTACTTCATCTGGCCAAGCATCCTGATAACAGATCACTCTTTATGCAACAGGAGCAAAGGCTCCTGGGCCTGGTCATGTCACACATTTTGGATCAACAGGTGGCTCTAATTATCTCGCGAGTGCTCTATCAAGTCTCCCGAGGAGCTGGTCCCATGCACTCTGTGGAGTTTAGATTACTGCAGCAGCGCCAGCAGCAGCTTCAAAGACCCGGCGGAGCGGAGAAGCCAGCTTCGACGGCAGCAAGCGGAAGTGGAGCAGCTGGGACTGCAGTGAAAGTTGAGCCAGCAGTGACATCGGAGCCAATCGAATCAAAGCCTCCGGCGGTGGTAAATGATgagaacagcaacagcagccaacAGCTACCGCCGGCAGCGACCTTCAACGACGTaagcaacagcagcaccaACAGCAATAGCTGCGGCACAGTCAGCAGCAACCAAACCAACAACAGCTCCAGCAACAGCACCCACAGCAGCAGTGCGGTAAGCAGTCAGTCAGCAAACACCACATGTCCTCCGGCCACAGGAGGAACATCCgtgacggcggcagcagccgCGGCAGCTGCCATTGTCAATGACCAGCAGCAGGTGAGCAAAGTAGCTGCAGCTCTGAGCAGTGCCACTGCAGCGGCGGCAGTAGCAGCAGCGGCTGCGTCCGCCTCATCGGCCCAGCCTGCAACTCCAGCGGTCGCACAACCAGCGGCACCACCTCCAACCAATACCGGAACCACGACTGCCGTTGCGTAG